One Tolypothrix bouteillei VB521301 DNA window includes the following coding sequences:
- a CDS encoding DUF4132 domain-containing protein has product MVLNPEQAKAQLQAIRIQDWKQRRVESIAHLPETLREIGWGILGLHSDGQPLAGYWEAREALLVAAKKLDRFNSEERETLFAALFPQIGIYVEQAWQLFSRLPYQSGYLRKSFRVPSNPELTQSRRCDWLSNLVYIVEGYDRDLSWFAAWCAYIGAYTEDTLGILFAAAIDTGDSQGEEIFNILLASARGEHEIGAMGCHVTRALLIASRPDGWAFVENLLLTAQRQEGLRQTILETIDEAHPEAFRRMLRLILEHDLSRFGAIVRAVGVWLGFDLESVNNRVVKEVLTGILGFLESSELRWEVLRSQEVQGRREREEKENAQRVYFALWTLAFEDAIAAIARISEFLNHPDVECRFVAVYLLSQLKVPEAQVALLPAFEDEDLRIVTLALMEVEHPDHSLQHIDIFERLERILPRFPKQLESLQPLVWNWITLKAEQKAVADALVSNLGVRSPKRLLPYLSLMSADKRSEVARILADEKPWDDEIRNALFSLVGDVSSWVQQAALAALATCHISVVEATNLEQRLTRKSAYLRRGILGLLLKQSDEETLASAERLLGAGNVNRRLAGLELLREMIAKERAVSKCQARVREYELHRKKRTTAETELLEVILNTESDDVPTLKDGLGLVDPKELSPRVQPQVQHPRVFVTPAAVACLKSLDNLIHEHRQTVVIIETGQGNTEELLGSVGKNFSAPDYKKTLEEALTRLPLRELWEHWWNERPQELRDADGLDILRVLAPLCHSHCEQIYLEDSWWQEALQTLYADSQECKLRYHVTIEIVCKWLLRLHSPPGAADFLLDAVATIFTLIPEEPEADAPAKSLSVQATLELIPNEELTQVPDGVYDDCDDWENYPTVAAEDIYYIDGTDWENTTGVVAVDTYYVDCSDGFDWWRSSETLLRWLNLAKYHWSVCPQEWNDNQQIRLWQLLHWLKKPSPKLSRHRHELEEVLMAFRLGAATKADLIEQLLVFDCEPGRYELQDLRRVTGRKLPAELVEYPILREVGALCRQRIIEVELMRKDVPTAASVLATAISTVEGSHTLVRLLQAFAKGKFIRGDIYVSSKADVLCHLIRVSFPAESDTPQEFAQQASAAKISQKRLIELAFYAPQWASYVEAALNWSGFAEAVWWIHAHIQDYKWWYVDEEIRETWTAQVSDRTPLSGQNLTDGAVDVDWFARIYKVLGKEKWRELDKVAKYASKGHRYKRVQLFANAMLGQIEKAALVTSITQKRHQDSVRALGLLPLAKGKKRNSDLLERYQIIQDFLRTSRQFGSQKQANELLAARIAMENLARTAGYPDPQRLEWAMEAQAVADLVDNPLTVAVDGVTISLAIAQTGEAKITAIKQGKPLKSIPAKAKKDPKVKELQVRKQEISRQASRMRLSLEQAMCRGDTFTREELQQLSKHPVLSPMLAKLIFLGEEGELGYLVQQGQALQSQGDRITPITSSHFQIAHPYNLLQTGEWHLWQQDCFRKGRTQPFKQVFRELYILTQAEKAEGTISRRYAGHQVYTRQALGLFAQRGWVTHLDEGVRRTFHELGIAVWVTFVNGFFTSIAADGLTIEGTYFSKQGEWKPLPLEEIPPQIFSEAMRDLDLVVSVAHQSSVDPEASASTVEMRASLIRETCRLLKLTNVKHQGSRAFIEGHLGSYSVHLGSGIVHRQPGGALCIVPAYSQHRRRLFLPFADNDPKTAEIVSKVLLLARDKEIQDPTILSQILK; this is encoded by the coding sequence ATGGTGTTAAATCCAGAACAGGCAAAAGCGCAACTTCAAGCTATCCGCATTCAGGATTGGAAACAAAGGCGAGTTGAGAGTATCGCCCATCTACCGGAAACACTTCGTGAAATTGGATGGGGAATTTTAGGGCTGCACTCAGATGGTCAGCCTCTCGCTGGGTACTGGGAAGCTAGAGAAGCTCTATTGGTTGCTGCTAAAAAGCTCGATCGTTTCAACTCAGAGGAAAGGGAAACTCTATTTGCGGCGCTTTTCCCTCAGATAGGTATTTATGTGGAACAAGCATGGCAATTGTTCTCTCGTCTTCCCTATCAGTCTGGTTACCTTCGCAAATCGTTCCGTGTTCCATCGAACCCAGAACTTACCCAATCAAGGCGTTGTGATTGGTTGAGCAATCTGGTTTACATTGTCGAAGGATATGACCGAGATCTAAGTTGGTTTGCTGCCTGGTGCGCCTACATTGGAGCTTATACAGAAGATACCTTGGGAATTTTGTTTGCAGCCGCGATCGATACAGGGGATTCCCAGGGAGAAGAAATTTTTAACATTCTCCTAGCATCGGCACGGGGAGAACATGAAATTGGGGCGATGGGATGCCATGTAACCCGCGCTTTGCTGATTGCTTCTCGTCCTGATGGTTGGGCATTTGTGGAAAATTTGCTGTTGACTGCACAGCGACAGGAGGGTTTAAGACAAACGATTCTGGAAACGATCGATGAGGCGCATCCGGAGGCTTTCCGACGGATGCTGCGATTGATTTTAGAGCACGATCTGAGCCGATTTGGTGCGATAGTTCGGGCTGTCGGTGTCTGGTTGGGTTTTGATTTGGAGTCGGTGAATAACCGTGTTGTTAAGGAGGTTTTGACAGGAATTTTGGGCTTTTTGGAAAGCTCGGAGTTGCGTTGGGAAGTTTTGAGGAGTCAGGAGGTGCAGGGGCGCAGAGAAAGGGAAGAGAAGGAAAATGCTCAAAGGGTTTATTTTGCCTTGTGGACGCTGGCGTTTGAGGATGCGATTGCTGCTATTGCTAGGATATCGGAGTTTCTCAATCATCCTGATGTCGAGTGTCGTTTTGTTGCAGTTTATTTGCTGAGTCAACTAAAAGTCCCTGAAGCGCAAGTTGCACTTTTACCAGCTTTTGAGGATGAGGATTTACGTATTGTCACTCTTGCTTTGATGGAGGTAGAACATCCCGATCATAGCTTACAACATATCGATATATTTGAACGTTTAGAACGAATTCTGCCACGTTTTCCCAAGCAGTTAGAAAGTTTACAACCTTTGGTTTGGAATTGGATAACACTGAAAGCAGAACAAAAAGCGGTTGCAGATGCTTTAGTCAGTAATTTGGGGGTGCGTTCTCCCAAGCGGTTGCTTCCCTACTTGTCTCTCATGAGTGCTGATAAGCGCAGCGAGGTGGCGAGAATATTGGCTGATGAAAAGCCGTGGGATGATGAAATTCGCAATGCTTTGTTTTCGCTGGTAGGTGATGTAAGTAGTTGGGTACAGCAAGCAGCATTGGCAGCTCTTGCCACTTGTCATATTTCAGTCGTGGAAGCAACAAATTTAGAGCAGCGGTTAACTCGGAAGTCGGCGTATTTGCGGCGGGGTATCCTGGGGCTGTTGCTCAAGCAGTCGGATGAGGAAACTTTAGCTTCTGCGGAAAGATTACTTGGTGCTGGTAACGTCAATCGACGTCTTGCAGGGCTGGAACTGCTGCGAGAAATGATAGCTAAAGAGCGTGCCGTTAGCAAATGTCAAGCCCGTGTTAGAGAGTACGAATTGCACCGCAAAAAGCGAACAACAGCAGAAACTGAACTATTAGAAGTTATTTTAAATACTGAAAGTGATGATGTGCCAACCTTAAAGGATGGACTGGGACTGGTCGATCCCAAGGAACTCAGTCCACGGGTTCAGCCCCAAGTTCAGCATCCTCGCGTATTCGTGACTCCTGCGGCTGTGGCTTGTCTCAAGTCTCTTGATAACCTTATCCACGAACACCGCCAGACTGTTGTTATTATTGAAACCGGGCAGGGGAATACAGAAGAATTACTGGGTAGTGTTGGTAAAAACTTTTCAGCACCAGATTACAAGAAAACCTTGGAGGAAGCTTTAACTCGTTTGCCATTGCGAGAATTGTGGGAGCATTGGTGGAATGAGCGACCTCAAGAACTACGAGATGCTGATGGGTTAGACATTTTGCGAGTATTGGCACCGTTATGTCACTCTCATTGCGAACAAATCTACCTAGAGGATTCTTGGTGGCAAGAAGCTTTGCAGACTCTTTATGCTGACAGCCAAGAGTGCAAACTGCGGTATCACGTGACTATTGAGATAGTTTGCAAATGGCTATTGCGGCTTCATTCTCCGCCAGGAGCAGCAGATTTTTTACTGGACGCAGTAGCAACAATTTTCACATTAATTCCTGAAGAACCTGAAGCAGATGCTCCCGCCAAATCTCTTTCAGTACAAGCAACTCTCGAATTAATTCCCAATGAAGAGCTAACACAAGTTCCTGACGGGGTATATGATGACTGTGATGACTGGGAAAATTACCCGACAGTAGCTGCTGAAGACATTTATTATATTGACGGGACTGACTGGGAAAATACCACAGGAGTAGTTGCTGTAGACACTTATTATGTTGACTGTAGTGACGGTTTTGATTGGTGGCGATCTAGCGAGACACTCCTGCGTTGGCTGAACTTAGCAAAGTATCATTGGTCTGTGTGTCCACAAGAGTGGAATGACAACCAACAGATACGCTTATGGCAACTGCTGCACTGGTTAAAAAAACCTTCACCCAAACTATCACGTCACAGACATGAACTTGAAGAAGTTTTGATGGCTTTTCGCCTTGGTGCTGCCACTAAAGCTGATTTAATAGAGCAACTGCTCGTTTTCGACTGTGAGCCAGGGCGGTATGAGCTTCAGGACTTGCGTCGGGTAACAGGTCGGAAACTGCCTGCTGAGTTAGTAGAATATCCCATACTTCGAGAAGTAGGTGCTCTTTGCCGCCAGCGTATTATTGAAGTAGAACTCATGCGGAAAGATGTACCTACTGCCGCATCTGTACTCGCTACAGCGATAAGTACAGTGGAGGGAAGTCATACCCTAGTGCGGTTACTGCAAGCTTTTGCCAAAGGGAAGTTTATCCGAGGCGACATTTATGTTAGTAGTAAAGCTGATGTCTTGTGTCACCTGATTCGAGTTTCCTTTCCTGCGGAATCCGATACGCCCCAGGAGTTTGCTCAACAAGCCAGCGCTGCAAAAATTTCTCAAAAAAGGCTAATTGAGTTAGCGTTCTACGCACCACAATGGGCTAGTTATGTTGAGGCGGCATTGAATTGGTCGGGTTTTGCGGAAGCCGTGTGGTGGATTCATGCCCACATTCAAGATTATAAGTGGTGGTATGTTGACGAGGAAATCCGCGAAACTTGGACAGCGCAAGTTAGCGATCGCACTCCGCTGTCCGGGCAAAACCTTACAGACGGTGCTGTTGATGTGGATTGGTTTGCCCGTATTTACAAAGTACTTGGTAAAGAAAAATGGCGAGAACTTGACAAAGTAGCCAAGTATGCATCAAAAGGTCATCGTTATAAACGAGTACAACTTTTTGCCAATGCTATGTTGGGGCAAATCGAGAAAGCAGCTTTGGTGACAAGCATCACTCAAAAACGCCATCAAGATTCCGTGCGGGCATTGGGGCTGTTGCCATTGGCAAAAGGCAAGAAGCGCAATAGCGATCTTTTAGAAAGATATCAAATTATACAAGATTTTTTGCGAACCAGCCGTCAATTTGGCTCTCAAAAGCAGGCAAACGAGCTCTTAGCAGCGAGAATTGCAATGGAAAATCTTGCTCGCACTGCAGGCTACCCCGATCCACAGCGTTTGGAGTGGGCAATGGAAGCCCAAGCTGTAGCGGATTTAGTAGATAATCCGTTAACTGTTGCAGTTGATGGGGTTACGATATCTTTGGCGATCGCACAAACAGGGGAAGCTAAAATAACAGCGATAAAACAGGGAAAACCCTTAAAATCCATTCCAGCGAAAGCTAAGAAAGATCCCAAAGTTAAGGAACTGCAAGTCCGCAAGCAGGAGATAAGCAGACAAGCTTCACGGATGCGATTGTCTTTAGAGCAAGCTATGTGTAGGGGGGATACCTTTACAAGGGAAGAATTACAGCAACTCTCAAAACATCCCGTCCTCTCCCCAATGCTGGCAAAGTTAATTTTTCTTGGTGAAGAAGGCGAGCTTGGCTACCTAGTGCAACAAGGGCAAGCACTACAATCTCAAGGCGATCGTATCACCCCGATAACTTCCTCTCATTTCCAGATTGCCCACCCCTACAATTTGCTGCAAACAGGGGAATGGCATCTTTGGCAACAAGACTGCTTTCGCAAAGGGCGTACACAACCCTTCAAGCAAGTTTTTCGCGAGTTATACATTTTAACACAAGCAGAAAAAGCAGAAGGGACAATTTCACGTCGCTACGCCGGACATCAAGTATATACCAGACAAGCACTGGGGTTATTCGCTCAAAGGGGATGGGTAACACACTTAGATGAAGGGGTGCGGCGAACTTTTCATGAATTGGGAATTGCTGTTTGGGTGACGTTTGTAAATGGGTTCTTTACTTCTATAGCAGCGGACGGATTGACTATAGAAGGCACCTACTTCTCCAAGCAAGGTGAGTGGAAACCCTTACCATTGGAGGAAATCCCACCTCAAATTTTTAGTGAGGCGATGCGCGATTTAGATTTGGTTGTCAGCGTTGCCCACCAATCCAGCGTCGATCCAGAAGCAAGTGCTTCAACTGTGGAAATGCGGGCATCCCTAATTCGGGAAACTTGCCGATTGTTAAAACTAACGAATGTCAAACATCAAGGTTCACGCGCATTTATCGAAGGGCATCTTGGTAGTTATTCGGTTCATTTAGGCAGTGGTATCGTTCACCGTCAACCAGGCGGGGCATTATGTATTGTTCCCGCCTATTCCCAACATAGAAGACGGCTGTTTTTACCTTTTGCTGATAATGACCCCAAAACCGCTGAAATCGTTTCTAAAGTCTTACTGTTGGCACGAGACAAGGAAATTCAAGACCCAACAATTCTTTCTCAAATTCTTAAATAA
- the psbV gene encoding photosystem II cytochrome c-550 yields the protein MLRRVIGILAATVLLTFQFIVGDASAVELDAATRTVKLNEQGESVVLSLQQVKSGKSLFQYACAQCHVGGVTKTNQNVGLEPETLAGATPPRDNIEALVDYMKNPTTYDGEEEISELHPSTKSADIFTEMRNLKDDDLVDIAGHILLQPKVIGSRWGGGKIYY from the coding sequence ATGTTGAGAAGAGTTATTGGCATTTTGGCGGCTACTGTTTTGCTGACGTTTCAATTTATTGTTGGTGATGCGTCAGCAGTGGAACTAGATGCAGCTACCCGCACTGTAAAATTAAATGAACAAGGTGAGAGTGTTGTTCTCAGCCTCCAACAAGTTAAATCAGGCAAAAGCTTATTTCAATACGCTTGCGCTCAATGTCACGTTGGCGGTGTGACCAAGACCAATCAAAACGTAGGGCTAGAACCAGAGACTCTAGCAGGGGCAACTCCACCTCGCGATAACATTGAAGCGTTGGTGGACTACATGAAAAATCCCACAACTTACGATGGCGAGGAGGAAATCTCTGAATTACATCCGAGCACCAAGAGTGCTGATATTTTCACAGAAATGAGAAATCTAAAGGATGACGATTTAGTAGATATTGCCGGTCATATTCTCTTACAACCCAAGGTTATTGGTTCCAGATGGGGCGGCGGTAAAATATATTACTAA